A portion of the Deinococcus peraridilitoris DSM 19664 genome contains these proteins:
- a CDS encoding ABC transporter substrate-binding protein, translating to MKNSILTLTLALASVAGAQQLSDGAIRIGVLNDLSGVYSELSGQGSVRAAQMAAEDFMKANPAYAGKVTVVGVDHQNKADIASNKAAEMIDRQKVDLLVDLPTSSAALAASEIARQKKVVTMVVTGATTALTNDKCNKYTFHYAYDNYMLANGTGTAVTKRGGNSWYMIYPNYAFGQDLNNQMSAAVQASGGRLVAPSDATPFPNTDFSTYLLKAQSLKPKVFGTMQAGADLVNVVKQYNEFGLRQQGIGLGIGLLFETDVAALGQDAFAGAIATVPWFWNLDQRSRDWAAKFEKAFNNKKPTWAQAGVYSATSQYLNAVARAKTDNSDAVVKALENYRFSDFFARSAHIRPQDHRVVLDVYTVEVKPKSDSKENGDLFKLVSRIPAGKAFMPLSESKCQMK from the coding sequence ATGAAAAACAGCATCCTGACCCTGACCCTGGCCCTCGCTTCCGTAGCAGGCGCGCAACAACTCAGTGACGGCGCCATCCGTATCGGCGTCCTCAACGACCTTTCGGGCGTCTACTCCGAACTCTCCGGGCAAGGCTCGGTGCGCGCTGCCCAGATGGCCGCCGAGGACTTCATGAAGGCCAACCCGGCCTATGCGGGCAAGGTCACCGTGGTCGGCGTCGATCACCAGAACAAGGCCGACATTGCCAGCAACAAGGCTGCCGAGATGATCGACCGCCAGAAAGTCGATCTGCTGGTGGACCTGCCGACCTCCTCGGCCGCGCTGGCCGCCTCGGAAATTGCCCGGCAGAAAAAAGTCGTCACCATGGTCGTGACGGGCGCCACCACCGCGCTCACCAACGACAAGTGCAACAAGTACACCTTCCACTACGCCTACGACAACTACATGCTCGCCAACGGCACCGGCACCGCCGTCACCAAGCGCGGTGGGAACAGCTGGTACATGATCTACCCCAACTACGCCTTCGGACAGGATCTCAACAACCAGATGAGCGCGGCCGTGCAGGCCTCGGGTGGCAGGCTGGTCGCACCGAGCGACGCCACGCCCTTCCCGAACACCGACTTCTCGACCTATCTGCTCAAAGCGCAGAGCCTGAAGCCCAAGGTATTCGGCACCATGCAGGCCGGCGCTGACCTCGTGAACGTCGTCAAGCAGTACAACGAGTTCGGGCTGCGCCAGCAGGGCATCGGCCTGGGCATCGGTCTGCTCTTCGAAACCGACGTGGCCGCCCTCGGTCAGGATGCCTTCGCGGGCGCCATCGCCACGGTGCCGTGGTTCTGGAACCTCGACCAGCGCTCGCGCGACTGGGCGGCGAAGTTCGAGAAAGCCTTCAACAACAAGAAGCCCACCTGGGCCCAGGCAGGCGTGTACAGCGCCACCTCGCAGTACCTGAACGCCGTGGCGCGCGCCAAGACCGACAACAGCGACGCCGTGGTGAAGGCCCTCGAAAACTACCGCTTCAGCGACTTCTTCGCGCGCAGCGCGCATATTCGCCCGCAGGATCACCGGGTGGTGCTGGACGTCTATACGGTCGAGGTCAAGCCGAAGAGTGACAGCAAGGAAAACGGTGACCTGTTCAAGCTGGTATCGCGCATTCCCGCGGGCAAGGCCTTCATGCCCCTGAGCGAGTCCAAGTGCCAGATGAAGTAA
- a CDS encoding ABC transporter ATP-binding protein — MSVPQQAPGAAPPRPDLGGEILSVRNLNAYYGQSHVLHDVSLNVRAGEVVSLIGRNGAGKTTTLKSIMGVLRSRTGSISFNGRELSRLPSHHIARLGMAWVPEERAILATLSVRENLELPPARAGGWSIDKIYQHFPILRERGHHAGSKLSGGEQQMLAIARVLRSGPKLLLLDEPSEGLAPVIVQQIGRMLETLKAEGMSIVLVEQNLRFATRLADRHYVIVNGSVVDEVARHEVAAREQELLHYLSV, encoded by the coding sequence GTGAGCGTCCCCCAGCAGGCGCCGGGTGCCGCCCCGCCGCGACCCGACCTGGGTGGCGAGATTCTCAGCGTCCGCAACCTCAACGCGTATTACGGCCAGAGTCACGTGCTGCACGATGTCAGCCTGAATGTCCGCGCAGGCGAGGTGGTGAGCCTGATCGGCCGCAACGGGGCCGGCAAGACCACCACCCTCAAGAGCATCATGGGCGTGCTGCGCTCACGCACCGGCAGTATCAGCTTCAATGGTCGCGAGTTGTCGCGCCTGCCCTCGCACCACATCGCGCGCCTGGGCATGGCCTGGGTGCCCGAGGAGCGTGCGATTCTGGCGACCCTCAGCGTGCGCGAGAACCTCGAACTTCCCCCGGCCCGCGCGGGCGGCTGGAGTATCGACAAGATCTACCAGCACTTTCCGATCCTGCGCGAGCGCGGTCATCACGCCGGCAGCAAGCTCTCGGGCGGCGAGCAGCAGATGCTGGCCATCGCGCGGGTGTTGCGCAGTGGCCCCAAACTGCTGCTGCTCGACGAGCCCTCGGAGGGGCTGGCGCCCGTGATCGTGCAGCAGATCGGGCGGATGCTCGAAACCCTCAAGGCTGAGGGAATGAGCATCGTCCTGGTCGAACAGAACCTGCGCTTTGCCACCCGCTTGGCCGACCGGCATTACGTGATCGTCAACGGCAGTGTCGTCGACGAGGTGGCCCGCCATGAAGTGGCAGCGCGTGAACAGGAGCTGCTGCACTACCTCAGTGTCTGA
- a CDS encoding ABC transporter ATP-binding protein, producing the protein MTALSARGLIKEFRGFRATNQVDLDVQEGEIHAIIGPNGAGKTTLFNLLSGHLHPNAGEVQLYGERISQLPPEAIVRKGLSRSFQISSVFGSLSVLDNLLVALQSRSNLPGQFWRSDEALRQYEGRARELIDLVDLTPLTDRPAADLSHGEKRHLEIALTLTQDPRVLLLDEPTSGMGSEGVARVIRLVRQVAQGRTVVLVEHNMSVVAELAHRITVLQYGSVLASGSYDEVRRNPKVIEAYLGEEVA; encoded by the coding sequence ATGACGGCATTATCTGCCCGAGGGCTGATCAAGGAATTTCGCGGCTTCCGCGCGACCAATCAAGTTGACCTGGACGTTCAGGAAGGTGAAATTCACGCCATCATCGGCCCGAACGGCGCCGGAAAAACCACCCTCTTCAACCTGCTCTCCGGACACCTGCATCCCAACGCGGGTGAGGTGCAGCTGTACGGTGAACGGATCTCGCAGCTTCCCCCCGAGGCCATCGTGCGCAAAGGGCTTTCGCGCTCATTTCAGATTTCCAGCGTGTTCGGCAGCCTTAGCGTTCTTGACAACCTGCTGGTCGCGCTGCAGTCACGTTCGAATCTGCCCGGGCAATTCTGGCGCTCGGACGAGGCTTTGCGTCAGTACGAAGGTCGCGCGCGCGAGCTGATCGACCTGGTGGACCTGACACCGCTGACCGACCGTCCGGCGGCCGACCTGTCACACGGCGAGAAACGCCACCTGGAAATTGCCCTGACCCTCACTCAGGATCCGCGGGTGCTCCTGCTTGACGAGCCCACCTCGGGAATGGGTTCTGAGGGCGTGGCGCGCGTGATCCGCTTGGTGCGGCAGGTCGCGCAGGGCCGCACGGTCGTGCTGGTCGAGCACAACATGAGCGTGGTCGCCGAACTGGCGCACCGCATCACCGTACTGCAGTACGGCAGCGTCCTCGCCAGCGGCAGCTACGATGAAGTCAGACGCAACCCCAAGGTCATCGAGGCCTACCTCGGCGAGGAGGTCGCGTGA
- a CDS encoding class I SAM-dependent rRNA methyltransferase: MTTRNSPVAVVSSRGAQRLREGKVWVYRSDTVELPERPGLYPVLDVRERTLGWALVNAASEISVRLLTRGEESADEQLITARLDAALAYRSSLKLSADAHRLVHAEADGLPGLVVDRYGDVLVVQNGTAALEPYLGVIVDALVRRLQPRGVLARHEGRVRTLEGLESGTYTLYGEVPDKLTVHEPSARGEVKYLVDPYRGQKTGAFLDQRENRLLLGQYAWGQALDVFSYHGSFGLHLAGQAEHVELIDASAPALARARENMELNGFGNVTYSEANAFDRLRELKREGGVYGAISLDPPALAKLKKDLPNAYRAYKELNLRALRLLDVGGVLGTTSCSFHVSESEFYGMLQDAAADAGVRVRVLARRGQAMDHPELLGVAETRYLKFALVQRLG, from the coding sequence ATGACTACCCGCAACAGCCCGGTCGCTGTCGTCTCGTCGCGTGGAGCGCAGCGTCTGCGAGAAGGTAAGGTCTGGGTCTACCGCTCGGACACGGTCGAGCTGCCCGAGCGGCCAGGCCTGTATCCGGTTCTTGACGTGCGTGAGCGGACACTCGGCTGGGCGCTGGTGAACGCGGCAAGCGAGATCAGCGTGCGGCTGCTCACCCGGGGTGAGGAAAGTGCCGATGAACAGCTGATCACTGCGCGTCTCGACGCGGCGCTGGCCTACCGCAGCTCCCTCAAGCTCAGTGCAGACGCCCATCGCCTGGTGCACGCCGAGGCCGACGGCCTGCCGGGGCTGGTGGTGGACCGCTATGGGGATGTGCTGGTCGTACAGAACGGCACGGCGGCGCTGGAGCCGTATCTGGGTGTCATTGTGGACGCGCTGGTCCGTCGGCTGCAGCCTCGCGGCGTCCTGGCACGTCACGAGGGACGCGTGCGGACGCTCGAAGGCCTGGAAAGCGGCACGTACACGCTCTACGGTGAGGTGCCCGATAAACTCACGGTGCATGAACCGTCGGCGCGGGGCGAGGTGAAGTATCTTGTCGATCCGTACCGGGGGCAGAAGACCGGTGCGTTTCTCGATCAGCGCGAAAACCGCCTGCTGCTCGGTCAGTACGCGTGGGGACAGGCCCTGGATGTCTTTTCGTATCACGGCTCGTTCGGTCTGCACCTTGCCGGACAAGCCGAGCATGTAGAGCTCATCGACGCGTCGGCGCCGGCCCTGGCGCGGGCGCGTGAAAATATGGAGCTCAACGGGTTTGGGAACGTGACGTATTCCGAAGCCAACGCCTTTGACCGTCTGCGCGAGCTGAAGCGCGAAGGCGGCGTCTACGGCGCGATCAGCCTTGATCCCCCCGCGCTGGCCAAGCTGAAAAAAGATCTGCCGAACGCGTACCGCGCCTACAAAGAGCTGAATTTGCGCGCTTTGCGCCTGCTCGACGTGGGCGGCGTGCTGGGTACCACCTCGTGCTCGTTTCATGTCTCGGAGAGCGAATTCTACGGCATGCTGCAGGACGCGGCGGCCGACGCGGGCGTCCGGGTGCGGGTGCTCGCCAGGAGAGGCCAGGCCATGGACCATCCGGAACTGCTCGGCGTGGCCGAGACGCGCTACCTCAAGTTCGCCCTTGTGCAGCGCCTGGGGTAG
- a CDS encoding DUF3248 domain-containing protein, with protein sequence MTDDFSPLLPDPSIAAADDAAGLSGVPEHALSDQLEQLGGHLVWRVGKHEASDDVVVRLGYASSTPRFAHLPRLRSASDSELQDALERGAIMIEWVD encoded by the coding sequence ATGACGGACGACTTCTCGCCCCTCTTGCCGGACCCGTCGATCGCCGCGGCAGATGATGCTGCCGGACTTTCCGGGGTACCCGAACACGCGCTGAGCGATCAGCTCGAACAGCTGGGAGGGCATCTGGTGTGGCGTGTCGGCAAGCACGAGGCCAGTGACGACGTGGTGGTCCGGCTGGGATACGCCTCGTCGACGCCCCGCTTCGCGCACCTTCCCCGTCTGCGCAGTGCCAGCGACAGTGAACTTCAGGACGCCCTGGAGCGTGGAGCGATCATGATCGAGTGGGTCGACTGA
- a CDS encoding DUF3809 domain-containing protein encodes MIFEAQEHFVLPYPGSEDEARSFLRDPGRSLRAVSFLRALRFDGGIVRSELAVNIPMFGDLVLPFESEVTSTAQGALLTPRPLSGRAWAEVGGLGEVQSGQLDYHLSFRVHISMPQAEKWGGAAFEKMFQATARKTLERVAQEFPAGVRAAMP; translated from the coding sequence GTGATTTTCGAGGCTCAAGAGCATTTCGTGCTGCCGTATCCGGGAAGCGAGGATGAGGCGCGGTCCTTTCTGCGTGACCCGGGCCGCAGCCTGCGTGCCGTATCGTTCCTGCGCGCCCTGCGCTTTGACGGCGGGATCGTGCGCTCAGAACTGGCCGTGAACATCCCGATGTTCGGGGATCTGGTCCTTCCTTTCGAGAGCGAGGTCACTTCTACCGCGCAAGGGGCGCTGCTGACCCCCCGCCCGTTGTCAGGGCGGGCCTGGGCTGAAGTGGGCGGGCTGGGCGAGGTTCAAAGCGGGCAACTGGATTACCATCTGAGTTTCCGCGTGCACATTTCGATGCCTCAGGCTGAAAAATGGGGTGGCGCGGCCTTTGAAAAAATGTTTCAGGCAACCGCGCGCAAGACGCTCGAACGGGTGGCTCAGGAGTTTCCCGCAGGCGTGCGTGCGGCCATGCCGTAG
- a CDS encoding LacI family DNA-binding transcriptional regulator, which translates to MKATVTLEQVALASGVSVSTVSRILNGSANVSPNKRAAVEQAVAQLDYKPNVLARGLARGRTMSIGVVTQDVSSPFYGDMLRGIEHGLSGSGYLPIFADGHWHPEEENAAIDVLLGRKVDALIVLGGAVADERLLEVSATLPLLVFGRQIPEIAEQCLRLNNERGAYLLTKHLIEFGHRRIAHIAGPSAHRDACDRLAGYRAALTDAGLNVIPELILEGDFLESSGFMAATRLFEGREVFSAIFAANDQMAYGARLALHRKGVRVPDDISLVGFDDLPSSTFCTPPLTTVRQPTYDLGIAVAGSVLRMLAGERPRLPHIELQLVLRESTALLRPGLP; encoded by the coding sequence ATGAAAGCGACCGTCACCCTCGAACAGGTGGCGCTTGCCTCGGGAGTCTCGGTCAGCACCGTGTCTCGAATCCTGAACGGCAGCGCCAACGTCAGCCCCAACAAGCGGGCGGCGGTGGAGCAGGCTGTCGCGCAGCTGGATTACAAGCCCAACGTGCTTGCCCGCGGCTTGGCGCGTGGGCGCACCATGAGCATCGGCGTCGTGACACAGGACGTTTCCAGCCCCTTTTATGGCGACATGCTGCGAGGCATCGAACACGGCCTGTCCGGCAGCGGCTACCTGCCCATCTTTGCCGACGGGCACTGGCATCCCGAAGAGGAGAATGCGGCCATCGACGTGCTGCTGGGGCGCAAAGTCGACGCGCTGATCGTACTGGGCGGCGCGGTCGCCGACGAACGGCTGCTGGAAGTTTCGGCGACTTTGCCCCTCCTGGTCTTCGGGCGCCAGATTCCCGAGATCGCCGAGCAATGTCTGCGGCTGAACAACGAGCGGGGCGCGTACCTGCTGACCAAACACCTCATCGAATTCGGTCATCGGCGAATCGCGCACATCGCCGGGCCCAGCGCCCACCGTGACGCGTGCGACCGGCTTGCCGGATACAGGGCCGCCCTCACCGACGCCGGGTTGAACGTCATTCCCGAACTGATTCTGGAAGGCGACTTTCTGGAGTCGTCGGGATTCATGGCTGCTACCCGCCTTTTCGAGGGCCGCGAAGTCTTCAGCGCCATTTTCGCCGCCAACGACCAGATGGCCTACGGCGCACGCCTGGCGCTTCACCGCAAAGGCGTGCGCGTTCCAGATGACATTTCCCTCGTGGGTTTCGACGATCTTCCAAGCTCTACGTTCTGCACCCCCCCGCTGACCACCGTTCGACAGCCTACCTACGACCTGGGTATAGCCGTGGCGGGCAGTGTACTTCGTATGCTTGCCGGTGAACGTCCCCGCTTACCCCACATCGAACTTCAACTCGTCCTTCGTGAATCCACCGCGTTGCTGCGGCCCGGATTGCCTTAG
- a CDS encoding ABC transporter substrate-binding protein, translating to MKKGILVLTTLALASSAFAQRTTITVGAFPDLDSVVKAAIPGFQKKFPNVDIKITALQYADHHTALTTALATGSGAQDVVAVDFGYVARFAEGGGLEDLAKAPYNGNSLKSQFQAFTFPQATHEGKLVAIPTDIGPGTMYFRTDMLQKAGVKPTDLNKSWDAYIENGKKVVAANPGSFLIPDATEVAQIMMRTNIPAGQGLFFAADGKVLVGSDNPRFMNACVNAKRVRDAKLDARAGGAFSPEWTTAFQKGNLATEFSGAWLTGHMQNWLAKDFAGKWNVQQLPGNTFASWGGSFYAIPTQSKNKQMAWEFIKYLTTNKDQQILAFKTTGAFPALKAANTAPLFNEGVPYLANQKARTLWRTAANNIKALEVNKLDPVADEIVLTALGSVLDGSKDCASALNEAKTLIERRARR from the coding sequence ATGAAAAAAGGAATCCTCGTTCTGACCACCCTCGCCCTCGCCTCCAGCGCGTTCGCGCAGCGCACCACCATCACGGTGGGCGCCTTCCCCGATCTTGACAGCGTGGTGAAAGCCGCCATTCCCGGTTTTCAGAAAAAGTTCCCCAACGTTGACATCAAGATCACCGCGCTGCAGTACGCCGACCACCACACCGCGCTGACGACCGCTCTTGCGACCGGCAGTGGCGCGCAGGATGTCGTGGCAGTCGACTTCGGCTACGTGGCCCGCTTCGCGGAAGGCGGCGGTCTCGAAGACCTCGCCAAGGCTCCCTACAACGGCAACAGCCTCAAGAGCCAGTTTCAGGCTTTCACCTTTCCGCAGGCCACCCACGAAGGCAAGCTCGTGGCCATTCCCACCGACATCGGCCCCGGCACCATGTACTTCCGCACCGACATGCTCCAGAAAGCCGGCGTGAAGCCCACTGACCTGAACAAGAGCTGGGACGCCTACATCGAAAACGGCAAGAAGGTCGTCGCCGCCAACCCCGGCAGCTTCCTGATTCCCGACGCCACCGAAGTCGCGCAGATCATGATGCGCACCAACATTCCTGCCGGTCAGGGCCTCTTCTTCGCCGCCGACGGCAAGGTGCTCGTCGGTTCCGACAATCCCCGCTTCATGAACGCGTGCGTCAATGCCAAGCGCGTACGTGACGCGAAGCTCGACGCCCGCGCCGGGGGTGCCTTCAGCCCCGAGTGGACCACCGCCTTCCAGAAAGGCAACCTCGCCACCGAATTCAGCGGCGCCTGGCTGACCGGCCACATGCAGAACTGGCTGGCCAAGGACTTCGCCGGCAAATGGAACGTCCAGCAGCTGCCCGGCAACACCTTCGCCTCGTGGGGCGGCTCCTTCTACGCCATTCCCACCCAGAGCAAGAACAAGCAGATGGCCTGGGAGTTCATCAAGTACCTCACCACCAACAAGGACCAGCAGATCCTGGCGTTCAAGACCACCGGCGCCTTCCCAGCACTCAAGGCCGCCAACACTGCTCCCCTCTTCAATGAAGGCGTGCCGTACCTCGCCAACCAGAAAGCCCGCACCCTGTGGCGCACCGCGGCCAACAACATCAAGGCCCTGGAAGTCAACAAGCTCGATCCCGTCGCCGACGAGATCGTGCTGACTGCCCTGGGCTCGGTGCTCGACGGCAGCAAGGACTGCGCCAGCGCCCTCAACGAAGCCAAGACCCTCATCGAGCGCCGCGCTCGCCGCTAA
- a CDS encoding carbohydrate ABC transporter permease yields MQAHAPRPRERLSTAARWNNFQRKYAPYIFISPFFILFLIFGLFPIVFMFYLSFQYWQPSAGLGTMEYVGLENYTDNLTDPAFWSSLKHTLSMALMSGIPQHLIAIPLAFAINTGLSRIKGPLTAVYFLPYITSVVAISVTFFTLFSWQYGAVNAALSSLHTLPLIGGLFPAEKINWLGERAFIQPAIAMVVVWRFTGWNVVLYLAGLQAIPKDLYEAAAVDGATKLRQFWHITLPLLRPTIFLAVTLTLIGNLQLFEEPFILTNGSGGPGQMGTTAVMYMLRTYQQYNEAGLAAAMAWLLFVVILVLTLINNRIFGRSGLAGRD; encoded by the coding sequence GTGCAAGCTCACGCGCCCCGTCCTCGTGAACGTCTGTCCACGGCCGCACGCTGGAACAACTTTCAGCGAAAATACGCGCCATACATCTTCATCAGCCCATTTTTCATTCTGTTTCTGATTTTCGGGCTGTTCCCGATTGTGTTCATGTTCTACCTGTCGTTCCAGTACTGGCAGCCTTCGGCCGGGCTGGGCACTATGGAATACGTCGGGCTTGAGAATTACACGGATAACCTCACTGACCCGGCGTTCTGGAGTTCGCTCAAACACACCTTGTCGATGGCGCTGATGTCGGGGATACCACAGCACCTGATCGCCATTCCGCTGGCGTTTGCCATCAACACCGGCCTGAGCCGTATCAAGGGACCCCTCACCGCGGTGTACTTTCTGCCGTACATCACCTCGGTCGTGGCGATCTCGGTGACGTTTTTCACGCTGTTCAGCTGGCAGTACGGCGCCGTCAACGCTGCGCTGAGCTCCCTGCACACCCTTCCCCTGATCGGCGGACTTTTTCCGGCCGAGAAGATCAACTGGCTCGGCGAACGGGCGTTCATTCAGCCGGCCATCGCCATGGTCGTCGTGTGGCGTTTCACGGGCTGGAACGTGGTGCTGTACCTGGCCGGTCTGCAGGCCATCCCCAAGGACCTGTACGAAGCCGCTGCCGTTGATGGCGCTACCAAATTGAGACAGTTCTGGCATATCACCCTGCCGCTCCTGCGTCCCACCATCTTCCTCGCCGTCACCCTCACCTTGATCGGCAACCTGCAACTTTTCGAAGAGCCTTTTATCCTCACCAACGGCTCGGGTGGCCCTGGCCAGATGGGCACCACGGCCGTGATGTACATGCTGCGCACCTACCAGCAGTACAACGAGGCCGGACTGGCCGCCGCCATGGCCTGGCTGCTGTTCGTGGTGATTCTGGTCCTGACGCTCATCAACAACCGCATTTTCGGCCGCAGCGGCCTGGCAGGGAGAGACTGA
- a CDS encoding carbohydrate ABC transporter permease — protein MALTAPKTRTARARGSSRPLSRAGAYFLLALGALLTLAPFYFMFVFATHDRSAIFSASPPLWFGSNLETNYNNLLERVPFWGALWNSLYLAVMSTGTTLFFCSLAGFAFAMYDFKGREFLFGIVVATLLIPTALNIVPFALIMQALGWIDTPRALWIPGMASAFGIFLMRQYIGSAIPRELLEAGRIDGATEFGIYRRIILPLCGPALGTLGLVTFIGSWNSFVGPLIIFRSTETFTAPLLLRSLQAVANTDWGALMVGVVMTVVPLLIIFAFASRQLIEGLTSGSLKG, from the coding sequence ATGGCCCTTACCGCACCCAAGACGCGCACTGCGCGCGCGCGCGGCTCATCCCGGCCCCTTTCGCGCGCCGGAGCGTACTTCCTGCTGGCACTGGGAGCCCTGCTGACCCTCGCTCCTTTCTACTTCATGTTCGTGTTCGCCACGCACGACCGCTCTGCCATCTTCTCGGCCTCACCGCCGTTGTGGTTCGGCAGCAACCTCGAGACCAACTACAACAACCTGCTCGAACGCGTTCCCTTCTGGGGCGCCTTGTGGAACAGTTTGTACCTCGCGGTGATGTCCACCGGAACCACCCTCTTCTTCTGCTCGCTGGCCGGTTTTGCGTTTGCGATGTACGACTTCAAGGGCCGGGAGTTTCTGTTCGGCATCGTGGTCGCCACGCTGCTCATTCCCACCGCGCTCAACATCGTGCCGTTCGCGCTGATCATGCAGGCGCTCGGCTGGATCGACACACCGCGCGCCTTGTGGATTCCCGGCATGGCGAGCGCCTTCGGGATTTTCCTGATGCGTCAGTACATTGGCAGCGCCATTCCACGCGAGCTGCTGGAAGCCGGGCGCATCGACGGCGCCACCGAGTTCGGCATTTACCGTCGTATCATCCTGCCGCTGTGCGGTCCGGCCCTGGGCACTTTGGGCCTCGTGACCTTCATCGGTTCGTGGAACAGCTTCGTCGGTCCGCTGATCATCTTCCGCTCCACCGAAACCTTTACCGCCCCCCTACTGCTGCGCAGCCTGCAGGCCGTGGCCAACACCGACTGGGGCGCCCTCATGGTGGGTGTGGTCATGACGGTCGTGCCGCTGCTGATCATCTTCGCGTTCGCCTCCAGGCAACTGATCGAGGGCCTCACCTCGGGTTCGCTCAAAGGCTGA
- a CDS encoding GH39 family glycosyl hydrolase, whose product MLRFRIAKIAVLSAFLTPGVLHAGSSLALQNPATLTLQEAQGTAIRPLAVGGFNFGNWMPVVEVRREVASVAPTSLRFPAGNFGDDNDLTEDALRAFKAQLALFSPQPTVLLQTRVFSTREGARNRPEDAAAAARDARALGLKVAYWEIGNEPDLYATNRGDPSWTPERYCSVFRAQREAILKVDPNARFAGPGVSGAEARPGETPRREVFLKGFVKACGDVVDLLTWHEYPTDGSKSDQEALATASAVTNNAERFRALLKDSQANPLGHTREVKLGVTEYGLSWRSNNARHLADQVGALWAAEVTLRLAKAGVDVTSYFALLATGGHGLLDLAGFARPSLYAFRQLQHFKGEWLPIRASRDNLWTHAARDGKLLQVFVTNTDTAGQALAVELPGYQLIGAKTFTEQIVEDESDLIRHPLESTLSLPARSMTRLAYKRQSTP is encoded by the coding sequence GTGCTCAGATTCCGTATTGCCAAGATTGCCGTGCTCAGCGCGTTTTTAACACCCGGTGTGCTCCATGCTGGCAGCAGCCTCGCGCTGCAAAATCCGGCGACGCTGACCCTGCAGGAAGCTCAGGGGACTGCAATCAGGCCACTGGCCGTGGGCGGCTTCAACTTCGGCAACTGGATGCCGGTCGTCGAAGTGCGCAGGGAAGTGGCTTCGGTCGCGCCGACCTCGCTGCGCTTTCCGGCCGGCAATTTCGGTGACGACAACGACCTGACCGAGGACGCGCTGCGGGCTTTCAAAGCCCAGCTGGCGCTGTTCAGTCCGCAGCCGACGGTGCTGTTGCAGACTCGGGTGTTCTCCACCCGTGAGGGAGCGCGCAACCGCCCGGAGGACGCCGCCGCCGCTGCCCGCGACGCCAGGGCGTTGGGGCTGAAGGTCGCCTACTGGGAAATCGGCAATGAGCCCGACCTGTACGCCACCAACCGTGGTGACCCCAGCTGGACGCCTGAACGGTACTGCAGCGTCTTTCGCGCTCAGCGCGAAGCCATTCTGAAAGTCGACCCGAACGCCCGATTTGCCGGCCCAGGCGTGTCCGGGGCAGAAGCGCGCCCCGGCGAAACCCCGCGCCGGGAGGTTTTCCTGAAGGGCTTCGTCAAAGCCTGCGGTGACGTGGTCGATTTGCTGACCTGGCACGAATATCCCACCGACGGCAGCAAGAGCGACCAGGAAGCGCTTGCGACGGCCAGTGCCGTCACGAACAACGCCGAGCGTTTTCGCGCCCTCCTGAAAGATTCACAGGCCAATCCGCTGGGTCACACCCGCGAAGTCAAGCTGGGCGTCACCGAGTACGGCCTGTCGTGGCGTTCGAACAACGCGCGCCACCTCGCCGATCAGGTCGGCGCGCTGTGGGCAGCCGAGGTAACCCTGCGCCTGGCGAAAGCGGGCGTGGACGTCACCAGCTACTTCGCGCTGCTCGCCACCGGCGGGCACGGACTGCTCGACCTCGCCGGCTTTGCGCGTCCCAGCCTGTACGCCTTCAGGCAGCTGCAGCACTTCAAAGGTGAGTGGCTGCCCATTCGCGCCAGCCGGGACAACCTCTGGACACATGCCGCCCGTGACGGCAAGCTGCTGCAGGTTTTCGTGACCAACACCGACACGGCCGGGCAAGCGCTCGCGGTGGAGCTGCCCGGCTATCAGCTGATCGGCGCCAAGACCTTCACCGAGCAGATTGTCGAAGACGAATCAGACCTGATCAGACATCCGCTGGAAAGCACCCTTTCTTTGCCGGCGCGCTCCATGACCCGCCTGGCCTACAAACGCCAGAGCACTCCCTGA